A window of the Cutaneotrichosporon cavernicola HIS019 DNA, chromosome: 6 genome harbors these coding sequences:
- the ATP10 gene encoding uncharacterized protein (ATP10 protein), protein MASRTLRALPRPTPRSYTPVRWTSSKPPPPPSPTPDAHSVLEPPKDKDGTYVVPPLSKPPGIPFPPTTDPVTWARRREQLMDTERRRAERKLLIKEASQGYFHDYNLARKANGGKLWVGPPVLIREDKMANYFPDISGKALTGETVHTTDLLRGKVSLVSILNTRISEEHVQSFVAPVLEDWEGQPAFRYMSINHQDNALKSMLVSFFVSGLKRTVPQERWGSYIFASGEWSKIDITGPLGIDNKILGYVYLVDENAKIRWAGCAMAQPKEAEDLRRAAAVLMRRKLDH, encoded by the exons ATGGCGAGCAGGACACTGCGCGCGCTACCCCGACCAACGCCGCGGTCGTATACCCCGGTTCGATGGACGTCGTCCAagccccctccccccccctcccccacccccgaCGCACACTCCGTCCTCGAACCGCCAAAAGACAAGGATGGGACATATGTCGTTCCGCCCCTGTCCAAGCCGCCTGGTATCCCGTTTCCGCCAACCACTGATCCCGTTACTTGGGCCCGCCGTCGCGAACAGCTCATGGACACGGAACGGAGGCGGGCCGAGAGAAAGCTGTTGATCAAGGAGGCTAGTCAGGGTTACTTTCACGATTACAACCTCGCGCGAAAGGCGAATGGCGGCAAGTTGTGGGTCGGTCCCCCCGTTTTGATCCGGGAAGAC AAGATGGCAAACTACTTCCCCGACATCTCGGGCAAGGCTCTGACGGGGGAGACGGTGCATACGACCGACCTGCTGCGCGGCAAGGTGTCGCTTGTGTCGATCCTCAACACGCGGATTAGCGAGGAACACGTACAGTCATTCGTTGCTCCTGTGCTAGAGGATTGGGAGGGCCAGCCGGCGTTCCGATACATGTCTATCAACCACCAGGATAATGCGCTCAAGTCTATGCTGGTGTCGTTCTTTGTTAGCGGGCTCAAACGCACTGTTCCACAGGAGAGGTGGGGGTCGTATATCTTTgcgagtggcgagtggTCCAAGATTGAT ATCACGGGACCGCTGGGGATTGATAATAAGATTCTCGGATACGTctacctcgtcgatgagAACGCCAAGATCCGCTGGGCGGGGTGCGCAATGGCACAGCCaaaggaggccgaggactTGCGGCGCGCGGCAGCCGTGCTGATGCGTCGTAAACTGGACCACTAG
- the TPI1 gene encoding uncharacterized protein (Triosephosphate isomerase) — MARKFFVGGNFKMNGTTQAIKVIVDDLNNAQLDGSTEVIIAPPAIHLCNVLNTVKPPVQVAAQNAYFKNSGAFTGEISPEQIKDAGVPWVILGHSERRSLFGDTEEVVADKVKASLAAGLKVIACVGETLEEREAGVTNDVVQKQLGAIAKVINESDWNNIVVAYEPVWAIGTGKVATKEQAQEVHHDLRKWLSSTVSPAVGDATRIIYGGSVNAKNCGDLGAAADIDGFLVGGASLKPEFIEIARTKKN, encoded by the exons ATGGCACGCAAGTTCTTCGTTGG CGGCAACTTTAAGATGAACGGGACGACGCAGGCGATCAAGGTCATTGTTGACGACCTCAACAacgcccagctcgacggcTCCACTG AGGTCATCATTGCTCCCCCCGCGATCCACCTCTGCAACGTGCTCAACACGGTCAAGCCGCCCGTCCAGGTGGCTGCCCAGAACGCGTACTTCAAGAACTCTGGCGCGTTCACCGGCGAGATCTCGCCCGAGCAGATCAAGGATGCCGGCGTCCCCTGGGTCATCCTCGGCCACTCGGAGCGCCGCTCGCTCTTCGGTGAcaccgaggaggtcgtggccgacaaggtcaaggctTCGCTTGCGGCCGGCCTCAAGGTCATTGCCTGCGTTggcgagacgctcgaggagcgcgaggcgggtGTGACCAACGACGTGGTCCAGAAGCAGCTTGGTGCGATTGCCAAGGTGATCAACGAGAGCGACTGGAA caacaTTGTCGTCGCGTACGAGCCCGTCTGGGCCATTGGCACCGGCAAGGTCGCGACCAAGGagcaggcgcaggaggTCCACCACGACCTTCGCAAGTGGCTCTCGTCGACTGTCTCGCCCGCTGTTGGCGACGCGACCCGCATCATCTACGGCGGCTCGGTCAACGCCAAGAACTGCGGTGACCTCGGTGCCGCCGCTGACATTGACGGTTTCCTCGTTGGCGGCGCATCGCTCAAGCCCGAGTTCATCGAGATTGCGCGCACCAAGAAGAACTGA
- the MOT1 gene encoding uncharacterized protein (Domain of unknown function (DUF3535)) — translation MSKLILLLDTGTSTLVRRTAAKQLADVALKTFTQLPQDDAWPDALETIAKLIPLLRSRSSETRNAAAYALGLVAQALPDWQGNPPDEPVPITGADTPFDVAYTVASNDPLLASAGREYVAKPGRGDRLKSRKAMMSVAGLGGGLDMGSEMDKVLDDADDKDGVTSGPPTPAPPPENVFEGLSARQIAMIKRKKGNNIVEEANKMRRLNHKNDAGSQDTTPKSTPKTTPQATPPPEVKTEPEDIKPDIKQEAVIIDPGKKGGAVEPTDAKVLTLDAHGHSPWSAVVVELAKALTDPAWEARHGAALGIMEVVRGTGTTLGAGYPGFCLALARRLLSLLALDRFGDFLGDTVMAPVRETAGQALGVLFRHQSDPESAEVHNALVAMVNQPWAKRGKEAEGRPRGDKFAWELRHAGLLGLKYEVALRDPTLIVHDVVACAILALRDQDDDIRSVAASALLPITSTLVTIPELPAIVETLWNCLGEGTDELGSSTATVMDLLGAMLQYDEVITLMAQSTDSHALISRIYSFIRHPIATVRLAVVKALLVLLSVPALPRDWVRPDVLSLLYQNLVLEDRAEIRDVTFQAFATAVANIDLDATVGPNIEDWYAIVMTPVGTPLDQALFFGQRPRGHDVDKAMFAGDMGLVSTDTVLETRIAAAKALALLRRYQHGFDDVSLIKQYLSSVCAHQIFIGATIVREWAFDNQESARASGIDANVLPLLATKATYTEMSTMLTRVHAEVRGLFTAFTTEGKIKKDRIPDLPSHIDPLGGASAFTLDTARRAVGPTFEALASLVKAKAALANLRDRQRKVLASVGYFGAMKERLDVQVSASVAGALITLGTMPPKLGPVVKAVMDAIKKEESELLQTRAAESVGALIAFCCSPNFSLPVNPTDKVLKNLFTFLNSDVSVTPVFSTDTDGILSLKDAPVPHQTKKGAIAAAEETEEQIAARIMRRGALGALGAVARRFGHTLFNSVPKFWEGISAALQLADTDVTILDARLAEPNKGQDLIDTLTSLRLVAPELDTGVHSQVVSLFPALIIALQSSFTVIRNAAARTIAALCDVATEEAMRTVVDDIVPLVGDAGRVPSRQGAVEAIHHIIKLLEIKALPYVLFLIVPILGRMSDSDESVRLLSTSTFASLVKMVPLEAGIPDPPGFSPELLAKRDEERRFLAQLLDGSRAEQYAVPIEIKADLRQYQKDGVSWLAFLAKYQLHGILCDDMGLGKSLQTICIVGSKIHERKMRYKETRGVDAAHLPSLIVCPPTLTGHWYHEIRKFTSELSAIQYVGNANQRAALRPTLNRYDVVITSYESVRNDIADLSRVNFLYAVLDEGHVIKNPKTKLTQAVKQLRAQHRLLLSGTPIQNNVLELWSLFDYLMPGFLGSERAFNDRFSKPILADRDGKATPKEREAAASALEALHKQVLPFLLRRLKEDVLNDLPPKIIQDYYCELSDVQKALYDEFSRSRAAEEAGEFVSADGGSGQQHVFQSLQYLRKLCNHPALVIGNDEHAKATVKRKVGAMPAMSDLSQAPKLEALKQLLTDAGIGAGTSSVGDRLDGSGPFTGGHRVLIFCQLRPMLDIIERDLFRSHMPSVTYMRMDGGTDPRKRHAIVETFNADPKIDVLLLTTSVGGLGLNLTGADTVIFVDHDWNPMKDLQAMDRAHRLGQKKVVNVYRLITRGTLEEKIMGLQRFKLNIASSVVTQQNAGLGSMNTGEVLDLFKVSAEGEAPKASKPAGAGLSKMLEGLDDLPPDDEYAELSMDNFLAKNA, via the exons ATGTCCAAACTCATCCTCCTACTAGATACTGGTACATCCACCCTCGTTCGACGAACAGCAGCAAAGCAGCTAGCAGACGTCGCACTCAAAACCTTTACTCAACTCCCCCAAGATGACGCATGGCCAGACGCCCTCGAAACCATCGCCAAACTCATCCCACTCctccgctcccgctcctccgAAACCCGCAATGCAGCAGCTTACGccctcggtctcgtcgcTCAAGCTCTCCCAGATTGGCAAGGCAACCCACCCGACGAACCCGTTCCTATAACTGGCGCCGACACTCCTTTTGACGTCGCATACACCGTCGCGTCGAATGACCCATTACTCGCGTCAGCAGGGAGGGAATACGTCGCCAAACCTGGCAGGGGCGACCGCCTCAAGAGCCGTAAGGCCATGATGAGTGTTGCAgggctcggcggcggacTCGACATGGGTAGCGAGATGGACAAGGtactcgacgacgccgatgaCAAGGACGGTGTAACTTCGGGCCCACCAACACCAGCTCCGCCACCCGAAAATGTCTTTGAGGGCCTCTCGGCGCGTCAGATTGCCATGATCAAACGCAAAAAGGGAAATAACATTGTCGAGGAAGCCAACAAGATGAGGCGGTTGAATCACAAGAACGACGCCGGGTCACAAGATACAACCCCAAAGAGCACACCCAAGACGACACCACAAGCAACACCTCCACCCGAGGTCAAGACCGAGCCCGAGGATATCAAGCCCGACATCAAACAAGAAGCCGTGATCATCGACCCGGGAAAGAAGGGCGGCGCTGTCGAACCCACCGACGCAAAAGTGCTCACTCTCGATGCACATGGACATAGCCCTTGGTCGGCCGTagtcgtcgagctcgccaaggcgcTGACAGATCCGGCATGGGAAGCGAGGCATGGCGCTGCCCTCGGTATTATGGAGGTCGTACGCGGTACCGGCACCACCCTCGGCGCTGGATACCCCGGTTTCTGCCTCGCACTCGCCCGTcgcctcctctcgctcctcgcgctcgaccgctTTGGCGACTTTCTCGGCGACACGGTTATGGCACCCGTGCGCGAAACGGCTGGCCAGGCGCTGGGCGTGCTCTTTCGCCACCAGAGCGATCCCGAGAGCGCCGAGGTCCACAACGCACTCGTGGCCATGGTTAACCAGCCGTGGGCCAAGCGGGGCAAGGAAGCTGAGGGTCGTCCGCGCGGCGACAAGTTTGCTTGGGAGTTGCGCCACGCCGGGTTGCTTGGTCTCAAGTACGAGGTCGCGTTACGCGACCCAACGCTGATTGTGCACGACGTCGTGGCATGCGCAATCCTCGCTCTCCGTGAccaggacgacgacatccGTTCGGtcgccgcgtcggcgctcCTCCCCATCACGTCCACCCTCGTGACCATACCTGAACTGCCTGCGATAGTTGAGACGCTCTGGAACTGCCTCGGTGAAGGTACTGACGAGCTAGGCAGCAGCACTGCAACCGTCAtggacctcctcggcgccatgTTGCAgtacgacgaggtcatcaCGCTTATGGCGCAGAGCACCGACAGTCATGCCCTCATCTCGCGCATCTACTCGTTCATCCGACACCCGATTGCGACAGTCCGCCTGGCAGTCGTCAAGGCGCTGCTCGTCTTACTCTCGGTTCCCGCGCTACCGCGCGACTGGGTACGCCCAGATGTCCTCTCGCTCCTGTACCAGAACCTCGTACTCGAGGACCGTGCCGAGATCCGCGACGTCACGTTCCAAGCGTTCGCGACGGCCGTTGCCAACattgacctcgacgcgacCGTCGGCCCCAACATTGAGGACTGGTACGCGATCGTCATGACGCCCGTCGGCACCCCGCTCGACCAAGCGTTATTCTTTGGCCAGCGTCCGCGTGgacacgacgtcgacaaggccaTGTTCGCGGGCGATATGGGTCTCGTGTCCACCGACACGGTGCTCGAGACCCGCatcgccgcggccaaggctctcgctctcctccgACGCTACCAGCACGGCTTTGACGACGTATCCCTCATTAAGCAATATCTCTCAAGCGTGTGCGCGCATCAGATCTTCATTGGTGCGACAATCGTCCGCGAGTGGGCTTTCGACAACCAGGAGTCGGCCCGCGCGTCCGGCATTGACGCCAACGTCCTAccgctcctcgccaccaaggcAACGTACACCGAGATGTCGACAATGCTCACGCGTGTGCATGCCGAGGTGCGCGGTCTTTTCACCGCATTCACCACTGAGGGCAAAATCAAGAAGGACCGCATCCCCGATCTCCCGAGCCACATCGACCCCCTGGGCGGTGCCAGTGCGTTCACTCTCGACAcagcgcgccgcgcagtCGGACCGACGTTTGAGGCTCTCGCTagcctcgtcaaggccaaggctgcgcTTGCCAACCTGCGCGACCGCCAGAGGAAGGTGCTCGCGAGCGTCGGCTACTTTGGCGCGATGAAGGAGCGTCTCGACGTGCAGGTGTCTGCCAGCGTCGCTGGCGCGCTCATCACCCTGGGGACTATGCCACCAAAGCTTGGGCCCGTCGTCAAGGCGGTCATGGACGCAatcaagaaggaggagtCGGAGCTGTTGCAGACGCGCGCGGCTGAGTCGGTCGGCGCACTCATCGCATTCTGCTGCTCACCCAACTTCTCGCTCCCTGTCAACCCGACCGACAAGGTGCTCAAGAACCTCTTCACCTTTCTCAACTCGGACGTCAGCGTCACACCTGTCTTTTCGACTGACACGGACGGCATCCTCAGTCTCAAGGATGCCCCAGTGCCCCATCAGACCAAGAAGGGTGCGattgccgccgccgaagaGACGGAGGAACAGATTGCTGCGCGGATCATGCGCCGTGGTGCCCTCGGTGCGCTTGGTGCCGTCGCACGCCGCTTCGGTCACACGCTGTTCAACTCCGTGCCCAAGTTCTGGGAGGGCATCAGCGCCGCGCTACAACTGGCGGACACGGACGTCACAATtctcgacgcgcgccttgCCGAGCCAAACAAGGGTCAGGACCTCATCGACACCCTCACGTcgctgcgcctcgtcgcacCCGAGCTCGATACCGGAGTACACAGCCAGGTTGTCAGCCTGTTCCCTGCGCTCATTATCGCGTTGCAGTCGTCGTTCACCGTTATCCGCAACGCGGCTGCGCGCACCATTGCGGCGCTGTGCGATGTGGCCACCGAGGAGGCGATGCGGactgtcgtcgacgacattgtGCCGCTCGTGGGTGACGCCGGGCGTGTGCCGTCTCGCCAGGGCGCAGTCGAGGCCATCCACCACATCATCAAGCTCCTCGAAATAAAGGCGCTGCCGTACGTGCTGTTCCTGATAGTGCCGATCCTGGGTCGCAtgagcgacagcgacgagagTGTCCGCCTTctctcgacgagcacgtTTGCGTCGCTCGTCAAGATGGTCCcgctcgaggcgggcaTTCCCGACCCACCCGGTTTTAGCCccgagctgctcgccaagcgcgatgaggagcgtCGCTTCCTCGCGCAGTTACTCGATGGCTCGCGTGCCGAACAATACGCCGTCCCAAtcgagatcaaggccgacctCCGCCAGTACCAGAAGGACGGCGTAAGCTGgctcgccttcctcgccaagtACCAACTGCACGGCATTCTGTGCGACGACATGGGTCTCGGCAAGTCTCTGCAAACGATTTGCATTGTCGGCTCCAAGATCCACGAGCGCAAGATGCGGTACAAGGAGACGCggggcgtcgacgctgcgCATCTCCCGTCGCTCATCGTCTGCCCTCCCACTCTCACAGGACACTGGTACCACGAAATACGCAAGTTTACTTCTGAACTCTCCGCGATCCAGTACGTCGGTAACGCGAACCAGCGTGCCGCTTTGCGGCCCACGCTCAACCGCTACGATGTGGTCATCACGTCGTACGAGAGTGTGCGCAACGACATTGCCGACCTGTCCCGCGTCAACTTCCTCTACGCGGTCTTAGACGAGGGTCACGTCATCAAGAATCCCAAGACCAAGCTCACGCAGGCGGTCAAGCAGCTGCGCGCACAgcaccgcctcctcctctcgggCACGCCGATCCAGAACAACGTGCTCGAGCTGTGGTCGCTTTTCGACTATCTCATGCCGGGATTCTTGGGGAGCGAGCGCGCATTCAATGACCGCTTCAGCAAGCCGATTCTCGCAGACCGGGACGGCAAGGCGACGCCAAAGGAGCGCGAAGCAGCTGCATCCGCTCTCGAGGCGTTACATAAGCAGGTACTTCCCTTCCTTCTCCGTCgcctcaaggaggacgtGCTCAACGACCTCCCACCCAAGATCATCCAGGACTACTACTGCGAACTCTCGGATGTCCAGAAGGCGCTTTACGATGAGTTTTCGCGCTCGCGTGCCGCCGAAGAGGCGGGCGAGTTCGTATCCGCCGACGGGGGGTCGGGACAGCAACATGTCTTCCAGAGCCTCCAGTACCTGCGCAAGCTGTGCAACCATCCTGCACTGGTCATTGGCAACGACGAGCATGCCAAGGCGACCGTCAAGCGCAAGGTAGGCGCGATGCCGGCCATGAGCGACCTGTCACAGGcgcccaagctcgaggcacTCAAGCAGCTCCTTACAGACGCGGGGATCGGTGCTGGCACCTCATCAGTCGGCGATCGCCTCGACGGCTCGGGGCCGTTTACGGGCGGCCACCGCGTCCTCATCTTCTGCCAGCTGCGCCCGATGCTCGACATtatcgagcgcgacctctTCCGCTCCCACATGCCCTCTGTCACGTACATGCGTATGGACGGAGGCACTGATCCGCGCAAGCGCCACGCCATTGTCGAGACATTCAACGCCGACCCTAAGATCGACGtactcctcctcaccactAGTGTCGGTGGTCTAGGCCTCAACCTGACTGGCGCAGACACTGTCATCTTTGTCGACCACGACTGGAACCCCATGAAAGACTTACAGGCCATGGACCGTGCGCACCGTCTGGGCCAGAAGAAGGTCGTCAACGTTTACCGCCTCATCACGCGCGGTACTCTGGAAGAGAAGATTATGGGCTTGCAGCGCTTCAAGCTCAACATAGCCAGCAGTGTTGTGACGCAACAGAacgccggcctcggcagcaTGAACACgggcgaggtgctcgaTCTCTTCAAGGTCTctgccgagggcgaggctCCCAAGGCCTCGAAACccgctggcgccggccTTTCCAAAATGCTCGAGGG ACTCGACGACCTGCCtcccgacgacgagtatGCCGAGCTGTCGATGGACaacttcctcgccaagaaCGCCTAG
- a CDS encoding uncharacterized protein (tpt-domain-containing protein) translates to MSADEKDREHDTRTLEKAEEGGQTATGPQQKKIVIPGVIIIPIWMACSISVILYNKYVFTNLNFPYPVFLTTWHLFFSAIATRVLQRTTTLVDGAKDIEMTRDRWMKTILPIGALFSGSLILSNYAYLTLSVSFIQMLKAFNPVAILLISFAFKIQEPNGRLMAIVLMISVGCAMAAYGELNFEMFGFICQCAAIVFEASRLVMIQILLHGLKMDPIVSLHYYAPVCAAINLLIMPFIEGLEPLYNLHRVGILVLVSNAGIAFALNVAAVFLISVGSGLILTLAGVLKDILLISGSVLAFGSEITALQVLGYGIALGGLVTFRTTGGK, encoded by the exons AtgagcgccgacgagaaggaccGCGAGCACGAC ACCCGCACGCTTGAGAAGGCTGAGGA GGGCGGCCAGACCGCAACTGGCCCTCAGCAAAAGAAAATCGTCATCCCGGGTGTTATCA TTATCCCCATCTGGATGGCCTGCTCTATCAGCGTCATTCTTTACAACA AATACGTCTTCACCAACCTCAATTTCCCATACCCCGTCTTCCTCACCACATGGCACCTGTTCTTCTCCGCCATTGCCACGCGCGTGCTGCAGCGTACCACGACGCTCGTCGATGGCGCCAAGGACATTGAGATGACCCGCGATCGCTGGATGAAGACTATCCTTCCTATCGGCGCCCTCTTCTCGGGCTCGCTTATCCTATCCAACTACGCCTACCTCACCCTCAGCGTCTCGTTCATCCAGATGCTCAAGGCGTTCAACCccgtcgccatcctcctcattTCGTTCGCCTTCAAGATCCAGGAGCCCAACGGCCGCCTCATGGCTATTGTCCTGATGATCTCGGTTGGCTGCGCTATGG CCGCCTATGGCGAGCTCAACTTTGAGATGTTCGGCTTCATCTGCCAATGCGCTGCCATCGTCTTCGAGGCGTCGCGCCTTGTCATGATCCAGATCCTTCTCCACGGCCTCAAGATGGACCCCATTGTGTCGCTGCACTACTATGCCCCAGTGTGCGCCGCCAtcaacctcctcatcatGCCCTTCATCGAAGGCCTTGAGCCTCTGtacaacctccaccgcgtcggcatcctcgtcctcgtttCGAACGCTGGTATCGCGTTTGCGCTCAACGTTGCTGCCGTGTTCCTCATCTCGGTCGGCTCAGgtctcatcctcaccctcgccggtgtcctcaaggacatt ctcctTATCAGCGGGTCTGTTCTTGCCTTTGGGTCCGAGATTACTGCGCTGCAGGTCCTTGGTTACGG AATCGCTCTTGGCGGTCTCGTTACCTTCAGGACCACTGGCGGCAAATAA
- a CDS encoding uncharacterized protein (Belongs to the universal ribosomal protein uL22 family), translating to MSRTLRALSLAHSLSGPSRPLARPLVIAPAPQVAFARNASWFKNIGFGLPESWRRNMKDKEETAPAEDTGNVFDTTVEQTEEVVQAKRRPPPKDTRFKSAARKMSHRKLNDIGRLVAGMPADEAVLQLQFSEKRAARTWVKSTLAFARDHAVARGLSRDRLVVQEAWVSKGKKEGRLDIKGRGRMGIKHHPRARIHFILTEGKTWEEKRAAKDAKVIRQVRGAGMVREDGKLRRKMTSDWAW from the exons ATGTCCAGGACACTGCGCGCGCTGAGCC TCGCGCACTCGCTCTCTGGACCTTCGCGCCCGCTCGCGCGGCCCCTGGTCATCGCGCCCGCCCCGCAGGTCGCGTTTGCGCGCAA CGCCTCGTGGTTTAAGAATATCGGGTTTGGACTTCCTGAGAGCTGGCGTCGTAACATGAAGGATaaggaggagacggcgcCAGCCGAGGACACGGGGAACGTATTCGACACGACCGTTGAGCAGACGGAGGAAGTTGTTCAGGCAAAGCGGCGGCCTCCCCCCAAGGAC ACCCGCTTCAAGTCTGCCGCCCGCAAAATGTCCCACCGCAAGCTCAACGACATCGGCCGCCTCGTAGCCGGCATGCCGGCCGACGAAGCCGTCCTCCAACTTCAATTCAgcgagaagcgcgccgcccgtACCTGGGTCAAGTCGACCCTCGCCTTTGCCAGGGATCACGCTGTTGCTCGCGGACTGTcgcgcgaccgcctcgtcgtccaggaGGCGTGGGTTAGCaaggggaagaaggaggggcGTCTCGATATCAAGGGCCGCGGACGGATGGGTATCAAGCACCACCCGCGGGCGAGGATCCACTTTATCCTCACTGAAGGAAAGACttgggaggagaagcgggcggccaaggacgccaaggtGATTCGGCAGGTTAGGGGGGCGGGTATGGTGCGTGAGGATGGCAAGTTGCGCCGTAAGATGACTAGTGACTGGGCTTGGTAG
- the mlh1 gene encoding uncharacterized protein (DNA mismatch repair protein Mlh1 C-terminus) has translation MDVDSDVGPAGPGAGPRARPNPIRKLASDVIIHRPSNAVKELVENALDAGSTSIKVTVKDGGLKLLQISDNGHGVNRADLALLCERYATSKLAAFEDLQTIATYGFRGEALASISYCAHLEVVTKTQTDTCGWKAQYSDGELKSEPRPTAANDGTTVSAEDMFYNMPLRRRAFRSASDEYARILDVVSKYAVHNPHAGWVCKKAGSALADVSTPAGSNAKANIGLLYTPALAAELLQVPETEFPNLGAKVRGWVSNANSNWARKGGWLLFINNRLVDSSKIKKAIDGLYTAYLAKGASPFVYLSLELDPKTVDVNVHPTKSEVHFLREDEVIDAVVGAVDKALAHANTSRSFTVQTLLPGADTFVQRDAATRPKPAPNYKVRMDPANRTLDSMITVVAPSQISGYDERPTKRRNVDPSADVQLVDETPMWNAPKDDQEVGESVCEFTSIDELRRAVHKRASPDLTETIAKHAFVGLVDRVMCLALIQHQTRLLLVNHAAMGDEHFYQLGLRQFGALGRLQLEPAPALSDLLRLAAEDEPLADHRLGVDEVVDKCTALLMSKADMVDEYFSLSLADGKVSSLPLLLKGYTPNLDRLPHLLLCLATRVDWDDEKECFEGVLREIAFFYSPRPFDEDEEEDPDEAAHQAWQLEHVLFPSFRRTQWPRTMSTDVSQVANLPDLFRVFERC, from the exons atggacgtcgacagcgacgtTGGCCCCGCTGGCCCTGGCGCTggccctcgagctcgccccAACCCGATCCGCAAACTGGCcagcgacgtc ATTATCCACCGCCCCTCGAACGCCGTCAAGGAACTAGTGGAGAATGCGCTCGATGCCGGATCGACCAGTATCAAAGTGACGGTCAAGGACGGAGggctcaagctcctccaAATCTCCGACAACGGTCATGGCGTCAAT cgcgccgacctcgccctaCTGTGTGAGCGGTACGCGACGTCGAAACTCGCGGCATTTGAGGATCTACAGACCATTGCGACGTATGGGTTTCGCGGCGAGGCACTGGCCAGTATCTCGTACTGTGCCCATCTGGAGGTAGTGACCAAGACTCAAACGGATACGTGTGGATGGAAGGCACAGTATTCGGATGGAGAACTGAAGAGTGAACCGCGGCCGACGGCCGCTAATGACGGAACGACGGTTAGTGCCGAGGACATGTTTTACAATATGCCTctgaggcggcgggcgtTCCGGTCCGCGTCGGACGAGTATGCGCGGATCCTCGATGTCGTGAGTAAGTATGCGGTGCATAATCCCCACGCTGGATGGGTATGCAAGAAGGCTGGCAGCGCTCTGGCCGACGTGAGCACTCCAGCTGGGAGTAATGCGAAAGCAAATATCGGACTGCTGTATACACCTGCCCTCGCGGCAGAGTTGTTGCAAGTTCCCGAGACCGAGTTTCCCAATCTCGGAGCAAAGGTTAGGGGGTGGGTTAGTAATGCCAATTCCAACTGGGCGCGTAAAGGCGGATGGCTCTTGTTCATCAACA ATCGCCTGGTTGACAGCTCCAAGATCAAAAAGGCCATTGACGGACTATACACCGCCTACCTTGCCAAAGGAGCTTCACCGTTCGTCTACCTCTCCCTAGAACTGGACCCCAAGACTGTCGACGTCAATGTCCACCCCACAAAGTCCGAGGTCCACTtcctgcgcgaggacgaggtgatTGACGCGGTCGTCGGTGCGGTCGACAAGGCCCTCGCGCATGCCAACACTTCCCGCAGCTTCACCGTACAG ACATTGTTGCCTGGGGCCGACACGTTTGTCCAGCGCGATGCGGCGACGCGTCCAAAACCAGCCCCAAACTACAAAGTACGCATGGACCCTGCGAACCGTACCCTCGACTCGATGATAACTGTCGTCGCCCCATCCCAGATTTCGGGATACGACGAACGGCCAACCAAGCGACGTAATGTCGATCCCTCGGCCGACGTGCAACTCGTGGATGAAACGCCAATGTGGAACGCTCCAAAGGACGACCAAGAGGTCGGAGAGAGCGTGTGCGAGTTTACGTCCATCGATGAACTGCGGCGCGCCGTGCACAAGCGCGCCAGTCCTGATCTGACGGAGACGATAGCCAAGCACGCTTtcgtcggccttgtcgaTCGCGTCATGtgtctcgccctcatccaGCACCAGACGCGACTACTACTAGTCAACCACGCTGCCATGGG TGACGAACACTTTTACCAGCTCGGATTGCGGCAATTCGGTGCTCTGGGTCGCTTGCAGCTCGAACCTGCGCCGGCTCTGTCAGACCTCCTCCGTTTAGCGGCAGAGGATGAGCCGCTGGCCGATCACCGacttggcgtcgacgaggttgtTGAT AAATGCACCGCTCTCCTCATGTCAAAGGCCGACATGGTCGACGAGTACTTTTCCCTCTCGCTTGcggacggcaaggtcaGCTCATTGCCGCTCCTGCTCAAGGGGTATAcgcccaacctcgaccgGTTGCCACATCTACTTCTGTGCCTCGCGACGCGGGTGGAttgggacgacgagaaggagtGTTTTGAGGGCGTGTTGCGCGAGATCGCCTTCTTCTACTCCCCCCGGCCCtttgatgaggacgaggaagaggatccagacgaggcggcgcaccAGGCCTGGCAGCTCGAGCATGTCCTCTTTCCCTCCTTCCGGCGGACCCAGTGGCCACGGACCATGTCCACCGACGTCAGCCAGgtcgccaacctccccgACCTCTTCCGTGTTTTCGAGCGTTGTTAG